A single Kribbella aluminosa DNA region contains:
- a CDS encoding HNH endonuclease signature motif containing protein has product MEILGERPVWSMSGAEMVSTLDAAYAEIARLETLVLHLTAGIETIGYAKELGAGTTTRFLTFRYRVDATKARRDVQLATALTKYPAVEAALPDLAPGTTADEAVEDAPGNGVWLHPAQAEAIVSALEKLPDSVPVEDLAVAEREMVELGRTHGPLDLRKAGVQVRNRLDTDGPEPAEREAYDREALKLKTADNGVAFTGFLANENAELFRTLIHTHAKPRKTVDGALDPRSRDKRQADALTTVLSTAPHTATAGAAPTQDAAHNTAQEAVRDSGPDSGPDSASGMPGAAASDVGRRQRRRSGSGHGPTPQIVVTIDFDDLKAATANATGQLIYGEALSAATIRRLACDAQILPVVLGSDSQPLDLGTSVRLATGPIRKALTARDKGCVCCGAPPLYCDAHHVLSWIDGGETKLDNLVLLCKRCHRDLHAGHWQINITHGTVQVARPTWATPDPVPRNRYRPPTITPHTAEPTAGALTRAWPRDTDPAWITAADAVRLNPSGDTTDETRTREHLRNRGPTPEPEPVLRPVAGFAPWREDSDAVPHAVIPEEPSGGAGFDVWGEAPGDEPIQVRPDPGATHPWREPPESRGDNAA; this is encoded by the coding sequence ATGGAGATTCTCGGGGAGCGACCGGTGTGGTCGATGAGCGGCGCCGAGATGGTGTCGACCCTCGACGCGGCGTACGCCGAAATCGCACGCCTGGAGACCCTCGTGCTGCACCTGACCGCCGGTATCGAGACCATCGGCTACGCCAAGGAGCTCGGTGCCGGTACGACCACCCGGTTCCTGACGTTCCGCTATCGAGTCGACGCCACGAAGGCTCGCCGCGACGTCCAGCTCGCCACGGCGCTGACGAAGTACCCCGCCGTCGAGGCCGCACTGCCCGACCTTGCGCCTGGGACCACCGCTGACGAAGCCGTCGAGGACGCTCCAGGAAATGGAGTGTGGCTGCATCCGGCACAGGCCGAGGCGATCGTCTCCGCACTGGAGAAGCTTCCCGACTCGGTGCCGGTCGAGGATCTGGCAGTCGCCGAGCGGGAAATGGTGGAGCTCGGGCGTACTCACGGTCCACTCGACCTCCGCAAGGCCGGTGTCCAGGTCCGCAACCGGCTCGACACCGACGGCCCCGAGCCGGCCGAGCGGGAGGCGTACGACCGCGAAGCGCTGAAGTTGAAGACGGCTGACAACGGCGTCGCGTTCACCGGGTTCCTGGCCAACGAGAACGCTGAACTGTTCCGCACTCTGATCCACACGCACGCCAAGCCCCGGAAGACTGTCGACGGCGCCCTCGACCCCCGCAGCCGCGACAAACGCCAGGCCGACGCCCTCACAACCGTCCTCAGCACCGCCCCCCACACCGCGACCGCCGGAGCCGCTCCCACGCAGGACGCGGCGCACAACACTGCGCAGGAGGCAGTGCGGGACTCTGGGCCGGACTCTGGGCCGGACTCTGCATCCGGGATGCCGGGTGCGGCGGCATCCGATGTCGGCCGGCGTCAGAGGAGACGGTCCGGGAGCGGGCATGGGCCGACGCCGCAGATCGTCGTCACCATCGACTTCGACGATCTCAAGGCAGCGACCGCGAACGCGACCGGTCAGCTGATCTACGGCGAAGCGCTGTCCGCGGCGACGATCCGGCGACTGGCCTGCGACGCTCAGATCCTGCCCGTCGTGCTCGGCTCGGACTCCCAGCCCCTCGACCTCGGCACCAGCGTCCGCCTCGCCACCGGCCCGATACGCAAAGCCCTGACCGCCCGCGACAAGGGCTGCGTGTGCTGTGGCGCCCCACCGCTGTACTGCGACGCCCATCACGTCCTGAGCTGGATCGACGGAGGCGAAACCAAGCTCGACAACCTCGTGCTCCTCTGCAAACGATGCCACCGCGACCTGCACGCCGGCCACTGGCAGATCAACATCACCCACGGCACGGTCCAGGTCGCCCGTCCCACCTGGGCAACCCCAGACCCCGTTCCCCGCAACAGATACCGACCGCCAACAATCACTCCCCATACCGCCGAGCCCACAGCAGGCGCACTAACACGTGCCTGGCCTCGTGACACCGACCCAGCCTGGATCACCGCAGCGGATGCCGTACGCCTCAACCCCTCGGGCGACACCACCGACGAGACCCGCACCCGCGAGCACCTCAGGAACCGCGGGCCGACGCCGGAACCCGAGCCAGTACTCCGACCTGTCGCTGGATTCGCTCCCTGGCGCGAAGACTCCGACGCGGTCCCACACGCCGTCATTCCCGAGGAGCCGTCGGGTGGCGCGGGATTCGATGTGTGGGGTGAGGCTCCCGGTGACGAGCCGATCCAAGTACGCCCCGACCCAGGCGCAACGCACCCGTGGCGTGAACCTCCAGAATCCCGCGGCGACAACGCCGCGTAA